The following coding sequences are from one Plasmodium knowlesi strain H genome assembly, chromosome: 9 window:
- a CDS encoding protein tyrosine phosphatase, putative — protein sequence MPNSGDCDILNLPTYPPCNNRISTSSRNRSGSRDGASIRNIGTRSRGVRNCDQLIHTVYVKHFQMESYLGNINYNMDYLNPVLNHPTKIEHGKIKILILDAPTNDLLPLYIKEMKNYNVTDLVRTCERTYNDGEITSAGINVHELIFPDGDAPTVDIVSNWLTIVNNVIKNNRAVAVHCVAGLGRAPVLASIVLIEFGMDPIDAIVFIRDRRKGAINKRQLQFLKAYKKKKKKKNCLNKCHFM from the coding sequence ATGCCAAACAGTGGTGATTGCGATATTTTAAACTTACCTACCTACCCCCCGTGTAATAATCGTATCAGCACCAGCAGCCGCAACCGTAGCGGTAGTCGTGACGGGGCGAGCATCCGCAACATCGGCACGAGAAGTCGAGGTGTGCGCAACTGCGACCAATTGATTCATACAGTATACGTGAAGCACTTCCAAATGGAGAGTTACCTGGGCAACATAAACTACAACATGGATTACCTGAACCCCGTCTTAAACCACCCGACGAAAATTGAACatggcaaaataaaaatactgATTTTGGACGCACCCACCAATGACCTACTCCCATTgtatataaaagaaatgaaaaattacaatGTTACCGACCTAGTGAGGACATGTGAACGAACTTATAATGATGGGGAAATAACCAGTGCGGGGATAAATGTCCACGAGCTAATATTCCCGGATGGTGATGCCCCAACGGTTGACATCGTAAGTAACTGGTTAACCATTgtaaataatgtaataaagAACAACCGCGCAGTCGCAGTTCACTGTGTTGCTGGATTGGGTAGAGCCCCCGTGTTAGCTTCTATTGTTCTCATCGAATTCGGCATGGATCCGATTGACGCTATAGTTTTTATACGGGACAGAAGGAAGGGTGCCATTAACAAGAGGCAGCTTCAGTTTCTCAAGGCatacaagaaaaagaagaaaaaaaaaaactgcctCAACAAATGTCACTTCATGTGA